A stretch of the Bubalus kerabau isolate K-KA32 ecotype Philippines breed swamp buffalo chromosome 11, PCC_UOA_SB_1v2, whole genome shotgun sequence genome encodes the following:
- the PKN3 gene encoding serine/threonine-protein kinase N3 isoform X2, producing the protein MERREPGAGHQPLEDEKEVIRRAIQKELKIKEGVENLRRVATDRRQLGHVQQLLRSSNRRLEQLHGELRELHARILLPGPGLGPAEPAASGPRPLAEQARARHLEALQRQLQVELKVKQGAENMTHTYASGTPKERKLLAAAQQMLQDSQLKVALLRMKISSLEASGSPEPGPELMVEELRHRLRIEAAVAEGAKNVVKLLGSRRTQDRKVLAEAQAQLQESCQKLDLLRLALEQLLERLPPAHPLRGRVARELRTAASGNPQPSGTLVKPTAMTGTLQVRLLGCEQLLIAVPGRSPAAALAGSPSQGWLRSRAKQQRGGGELASEVLAVLKVDNRVVGQTGWGPVAKQSWDQNFVIALERARELEIGVHWRDWRQLCGVAFLRLEDFLDNACHQLSLSLVPQGLLFAQVTFCDPVIERRPRLQRQKRIFSKRRGQDFLRASQMNLSMAAWGRLVMSLLPPCSSPSTISPPKTCSQTPATPQRATNPDSPSNFPPKKTPLREEIQPPPKPPRLYLAQEPTPEEMPRTKRPHMEPRIRLEPPLPAPATRKPPRLQDFRCLAVLGRGHFGKVLLVQFKGTGQYYAIKALKKQEVLSRDEIESLYCEKRILEAVGCTGHPFLLPLLACFQTSSHACFVTEFAPGGDLMMQIHEDVFPEPQARFYLACVVLGLQFLHEQKIIYRDLKLDNLLLDAQGFLKIADFGLCKEGIGFGDRTSTFCGTPEFLAPEVLTQEAYTRAVDWWGLGVLLYEMLVGECPFPGDTEEEVFDCIVNAEAPYPRFLSVQGLELIQKLLQKCPEKRLGAGERDAEEIKTQPFFRTTDWQALLARAVQPPFVPTLCGPTDLRYFEGEFTGLPPALTPPDPRSPLTARQQAAFRDFDFVSERFLEP; encoded by the exons ATGGAGCGCCGAGAG CCTGGGGCAGGCCATCAGCCCCTGGAGGATGAGAAAGAGGTGATCCGCCGGGCCATCCAGAAGGAGCTGAAGATCAAGGAGGGTGTGGAAAACCTGCGGCGGGTGGCCACAGACCGCCGCCAGCTGGGCCACGTGCAGCAGCTGCTGCGGTCGTCCAACCGCCGCCTGGAGCAGCTGCATGGGGAGCTGCGGGAGCTTCATGCCCGTATCCTGCTGCCCGGGCCTGGGCTGGGCCCGGCTG AGCCCGCGGCCTCAGGACCTCGGCCGCTGGCCGAGCAGGCAAGGGCCCGGCACCTGGAAGCTCTACAGAGGCAGCTGCAGGTGGAGCTGAAGGTCAAGCAGGGGGCTGAGAACATGACCCACACCTACGCCAGCGGCACTCCCAAG GAGAGGAAGCTGCTGGCGGCCGCCCAGCAGATGCTCCAGGACAGCCAGCTGAAGGTGGCCCTGCTGCGAATGAAGATCAGTAGCCTGGAGGCCAGCGGGTCCCCTGAGCCAG gtcCTGAGCTGATGGTAGAGGAACTACGGCACCGTCTACGCATCGAGGCTGCTGTGGCTGAGGGCGCCAAGAACGTGGTGAAGCTGCTCGGTAGCCGGCGAACGCAGGACCGCAAGGTGCTGGCCGAG GCTCAGGCCCAGCTCCAGGAGTCCTGCCAGAAACTGGACCTCCTGCGGCTGGCCTTGGAGCAGCTGCTGGAGAGACTGCCTCCTGCCCACCCTCTGCGCGGCAGAGTGGCCCGGGAGCTGCGGACTGCTGCGTCTGGGAACCCGCAGCCTTCAGGGACGCTTGTGAAGCCCACCGCCATGACAG GGACGCTGCAGGTCCGCCTCCTGGGCTGTGAGCAGCTGCTGATAGCGGTGCCTGGACGTTCCCCTGCGGCCGCGCTGGCCGGGAGCCCCTCCCAAGGCTGGCTTCGGAGCAGAGCCAAGCAGCAGCGTGGGGGAGGCGAGCTGGCCA GTGAGGTGCTGGCTGTGTTGAAGGTGGACAATCGCGTTGTGGGCCAGACAGGCTGGGGGCCTGTGGCCAAGCAGTCCTGGGACCAGAACTTTGTCATCGCCCTGGAGCGG GCCCGGGAGCTGGAGATCGGGGTCCACTGGCGGGACTGGAGGCAGCTGTGCGGCGTGGCCTTCCTGAGGCTGGAGGACTTCCTGGACAATGCCTGTCACCAGCTGTCCCTCAGCCTGGTGCCACAGGGACTGCTCTTCGCCCAG gTGACCTTCTGTGACCCTGTCATTGAGAGGAGGCCCCGACTGCAGAGGCAGAAACGCATTTTCTCAAAACGCAGAG GTCAGGACttcctgagggcttcccagatgaacCTCAGCATGGCGGCCTGGGGGCGCTTGGTCATGAGCCTGCTGCCGCCCTGCAGCTCCCCAAGCACCATCAGCCCCCCCAAAACGTGCTCCCAGACCCCAGCCACACCCCAGCGGGCCACCAATCCCGACTCGCCCAG TAACTTCCCACCCAAGAAGACCCCCTTGCGAGAAGAGATCCAACCCCCACCCAAGCCCCCTCGCCTCTACTTGGCCCAGGAGCCAACCCCCGAAGAGATGCCG CGCACCAAACGCCCCCACATGGAGCCCAGGATTCGACTCGAGCCGCCTCTGCCAGCCCCGGCTACCAG GAAACCCCCCCGGCTTCAGGACTTCCGCTGCTTGGCCGTGCTGGGCCGGGGCCACTTTGGGAAG GTCCTCTTGGTCCAGTTCAAGGGGACGGGGCAATACTATGCCATCAAAGCACTGAAGAAGCAGGAGGTGCTGAGCCGGGACGAGATTGAGAG CCTGTACTGTGAGAAGCGAATCCTCGAGGCTGTGGGCTGCACAGGGCATCCATTCCTGCTTCCCCTGCTCGCCTGCTTCCAGACCTCCAGCCATGCCTGCTTCGTCACCGAGTTCGCGCCTGGCGGTGACCTCATGATGCAGATCCATGAGGACGTCTTCCCTGAGCCCCAGGCCCG GTTCTATCTGGCCTGTGTGGTCCTGGGGCTGCAGTTCTTACACGAGCAGAAGATCATTTACAG AGACCTTAAGTTGGATAATCTTCTCCTGGACGCCCAGGGTTTCCTGAAGATCGCGGACTTTGGGCTTTGTAAGGAAG GGATCGGCTTCGGGGACCGGACGAGCACCTTCTGCGGCACCCCGGAGTTTCTGGCCCCCGAGGTGCTGACTCAGGAGGCCTACACGCGGGCTGTGGACTGGTGGGGACTGGGCGTGCTGCTCTATGAGATGCTGGTGGGCGAG TGCCCATTTCCAGGGGACACCGAGGAGGAGGTGTTTGACTGCATCGTCAATGCGGAAGCCCCATACCCCCGCTTTCTGTCAGTGCAAGGCCTCGAGCTTATTCAGAAG CTCCTCCAGAAGTGCCCTGAGAAGCGCCTGGGGGCAGGCGAGCGAGATGCTGAGGAAATCAAGACCCAGCCGTTCTTCAGG ACCACCGACTGGCAGGCTCTGCTCGCCCGCGCCGTCCAGCCCCCCTTTGTGCCCACCCTCTGCGGCCCCACAGACCTGCGCTACTTCGAGGGCGAGTTCACGGGGCTGCCGCCTGCCCTGACCCCACCTGACCCCCGCAGTCCCCTCACCGCCCGCCAGCAGGCTGCCTTCCGGGACTTTGACTTCGTGTCTGAGAGATTCCTGGAGCCCTGA